From Salminus brasiliensis chromosome 12, fSalBra1.hap2, whole genome shotgun sequence:
CCACcagtcatccatccatccatacatccctCTGTCCATCCGTCAATCCATcagtcatccatccatccatccctctgtCCATCCGTCAATCCATcagtcatccatccatccatacatccctCTGTCCATCAGTCAATCCATcagtcatccatccatccatccatccctctgtCCATCCGTCAATCCATcagtcatccatccatccatccatctgtccatctgtcagtcatccatccatccatacattcCTCTGTCCATCTGTCAGTCCACcagtcatccatccatccatttgtccATCCTTTAATCCATcagtcatccatccatccatccatctgtccatccatcattccatcagtcatccatctacccatccatctttctgtctatctatctatcactccatccatcatccatcgaTACATCCATTAGGCCATCCGTCTGTCCATCTTGCCATCCTTGTATCCATTAATCCATCCAACAATTCATCAGTCATCCACCCATCTGTCAACACAtcagtccatccatctacccatccatccaaacTTTCCATCCATTCATTTGTTCAtccatcagtctgtctgtctgtctatccatccacccatctgcCCATCCATACATCATgaattcatccattcatcactTACctattctctgtctctctgtttcagtGCCCATGTGGGCGATCGGGGCCATCGTAGTGGTGGTCCTCGCCCTGGTGGGCTGCTTGGCCTTCTGCATCTATAAGAAGTGTTTAGGAGGGAAGAAGAAAGCAAAGAAAGTgcgagagaggaagggtggacgCCGGCGGAGGAAAAAGGAGGGTGACGGAGATGATGGAGAGGTGAGAGGGGGATTGAGGGGGAAACTCTGGAGATAAGCACATGCTGGAGAAATGGGACATGATTCATGAATATGATTCAGTTTGATTGAGAGAAAAATGAATCTAATCGTGATTTTTCCCATAACGTCAATTTCAGGAGGAGGCGAAGCAAGAGGAGGAAAAAGAGCAAGAATTCTTCGGCAAACTGGAATACAGTCTGGACTACAACTTCACAGAcaatcaggtgtgtgtgtgtgagagattttGGGAGGATAAACATGCCTGAAGCACCTCCTCTCTAATGTAACGGACTACAAATCCCATCTCTACCATGTTCCTGTGTCTACAAGTCCCTTTTAACCCTGTTATCTTTCATTCCTGGCTTCACATATCAGAGGGGGGACTTGGCTTtgtaccacaaagcagaagccagcCAACGTCCAGCCCAAAACTCTCCCCCCTCTTAGTGTTACAGTCTTCTACAGTCCCAAGACATCATAAGCTTAGGCATGGTCCCAACTAGCAAAAGAGGTCATAGTAATGGCGGAGCAGTAAATGACCTGCTTCAGGTGTGTGGATTGTCCAGCTCAGTATAATCTCTGTTATGGCCGTCAGAGGTTCTGCTGCAGTGTAAACTGTCTGACTGAAAGCATTACACTACAGTGGTATTGTGGTACGGTGGCATTTCTGAGTCATGCCTGGTCAGTTATCTCGTCTGTTATCTCGTCTAAGCAGTGTATGAAGCTCCTACATCAGCCTTTTAATCACATAActcttcaaaagtttggaactgacatttaaaagattaaaattaatatattttaaataaataaataagtcccATTTGGTTGCAGCTTCAAGTATCCAGACATTTAAGTGAATGTCTTTCAGCTATTTTACGGTGCATCCATGACATGACACAGGCACTTGGTTGTGCCTGCAGAGCTTGTTTACTCGTTTGTAAATGCAATAGAAAAGTATTGGCAATATAACAGGGCGCTCTGGAGGAGCCACCAAGTAAGCCGTCAAGTAAGGCCAACATGCCCAAAGCCATCCAGtaactagaggggtataacgccccaTAGCATTGGGAGCCAGTACCTCTGGGATATGTTTGGGGGCCATTTTTTACACTAAAACCAAAGAAATCATccattatcagtacctgacctcactaatgctaactaaaggtgcacatatttgtcactgtacactgtacaacaaaatgtgtcctccacatttaacccatctgtggtagtgaacacacacacactagtgaactaggggcagtgagtacacacacccccagagcggtgggcagccaactccagcacccggggagcagagagggtaaagggccttgctcaagggcccaacagtggcagcttgccgagcccgggaatcaaacccacaaccctgttatcgatagcccggcgctctaaccgctgagccaccactgcccttaaCTAATGACCGAATCccatcaaatccttacagcaatgttccaaaacctAGAGTAAGGCATTTGCAGAAgaatagaggctgttactgcagaaaTGTTAATACAGTCTCCTGCTTAttattcttgatttcagaagcgaCCAGTCATAAGCTAAGTATTTGTTGGCTAACCACTACTAGACTAACCAATCATAAACTTGTCAATAATAAGCTAAGCAATGACAGGCTAATCACTTATAGGCCAAGTGATTGTAGGCAAGCCAATTACAGGCTATGTAATTATAGGTTCACCACCATAATAGACTAACCAATGAAGACTAACCAATTATAAGCTAAGTATTTGTAGGCTAGTCAATTATAGGCTAAGTATTTGTAGGCTAGTCAATTATAAGCTAAGTATTTGTAGGCTAGTCAATTATAGGCTAAGTATTTGTAGGCTAGTCAATTATAAGCTAAGTATTTGTAGGCTAACCACTACAAGACTTACCAATCATAGACTTAACAATAATGAAGTTAACATTTATAGGCTAACCAATTATGGGCTAAGTAACCGTAGGCTAACCAATCATAGACTAATCAATTATTTGCTAGCCAATCATAAGCTAATCAGTCAAAAGCCAGTATGTATCAAATATCAGCTAATcaatcacagcaatgttccaatatcTATTGTAAAGCCTTTGCAGGCCTTTGTAGTCTAAGGCCTTTGCTGTTcttactcttgatttcaaaagcaatTCTGGacaagcaggtgtctacaaacttttggacatgtagtgtaagtGTATAAAGTGAGTCTATAATGCCCATCCTGTGCAATCGGACCAGTTTCAGATCATCAGTAGGACAATAGGGAGCTGTAAATAAGAATTTAGGAGTATTAGACGGGCTCCTGAGTAGCACAGATGTCTACAGCATTGGTCCTAACACTGGGAGATCATCCAGTGTGatgcctggtgatgccacaaCCATCCTCCTCAGTGGCAGTGCAGGGGTCTGTTAGCTGGCATAACAGCACTGGCAGTAAGTGTTCTCCTCTAAACGGGCTGAGCTCTCTATTaacggcagttcgaaaagatgCAGCAGAGCTTAAAAATTGGGAAACCTCCATGTGACCTCCATGAGGAAGCTCATGCTAGCCTTTACtgtcccagcactggtagcattggaCATATGTGGCGGGGGGgagtgggtggcagctggttatgACTAAGGTGTCTAGttagtaatatttaaatatacaccTGAACAAGCTGCTATTATTCCAGACACTGGGGGCAgaactgtgtgtatatacatatacacacactatgtgGCCataagtactgggacacctgctctttcattgtttttctgaaatcaagggtattaaaagagtttattctgcttttgttggagtaactgtttctattgtcctgggaagaaggctttctactagattctggaacactgttgtgaggatttgattgcattcagtgacaagagcattagtgaggtcagcatgttggatgaccaccaaccccccacctcatccctaactcatcccaaaagtattggatagggcaccatcattccagagaacacagtagttccactgctctacagctcggtgctggggggctttatacccctctagctcacgcctggcattagacatcatggtgccaatgggttccagtttatctgctccagagagtcctattgaaTTGACAGCACTTCCACCACCCACAGCTTATTAGTGAATAACTCAGTCACTCAAGTTGCTGCatcattaacatgtgtttcttACATCTCCTTTCTCCTACAGCTTATTGTTGGCATCCTGCAAGCTCAGGACCTGCCTGCTATGGATATCGGTGGAACCTCTGACCCCTACGTCAAAGTGTACATGCTCCCTGACAAGAAGAAGAAGTTTGAGACGAAGGTTCAGCGCAAGAACCTGTGTCCCGTTTTTAACGAGACATTCATTTTCAAGGTGTGGGTGATCCCTTGGTCTGTAACTGTAACTTCTAGAACGTTTAAACCCAAGTCAGTGAGTCGgcttaaagaaccactttttgcaTCAATCACTGTAGATGTTCTTGGGTAGAAATCACTGATGAATGCATCTCAAGAAGCTTTCTCTCCTGTCCGTTCTCCAGATCCCCTTCAACGACCTGGCTGGACAGACTTTGGTCTTGCAGGTGTTTGACTTTGACCGCTTCGGCAAGCATGATGTGATCGGCGAGATCAAGATAGCCATGAACAGTATTGACCTGGGACAGCCTATCCATGAGTGGAAAGACCTTGtgggaggagagaaagaagaggtgAGGCTTCTAGATGTGTCTTGGAATCTTCTCAACCTGTGTTTCTCAGCTGTTTCCCAGTTGTAATACACCCTCCTCAGGATGGCCTTGGGAAAGAGCTACGTGGAGCTGTTAAGTTCAGCCCATAGGTACCAGCAAAGCTCTTGTCTTGAATCAGGGAGTTGAAGAAGGGCTGAAGAACTCACTTCAGCTTGACCTCCTGGCTTAGGTGTTCTTCTGGGGTTTGGATCCAGAAGCTCTGCCACAAGTCAGGGGTTCCCAATCCCAAACCTGCACTCTGTGCTGGCCATTTATGATCTGATTATCCTAAAAACATGTTATTGCCAGGTGCCTCAGTGCCTGGAGGACCACCGATCTGCAAGATGTAGTGTTTTCATGCTGTGACACACCTCAGGAAGGGCTTCTTCTTTAGTTCAATGTTTCATCAGTTGTGTTGGAAGCTGAGGAAACTGTAAAATCTGCAGGGCAGGGTCCTCTAGAACCAGGCTTAAGGCCCACTGTCTCCGAAGATGTATTTGTTTATCTGTTTGCGTTCTTCTCTCTGAGCAGCAAGAAAAGCTGGGTGACATCTGCATCTCCCTGCGATATGTTCCCACCTCTGGAAAGCTCACAGTCTGTGTAATGGAGGCCAAGAACCTGAAGAAGATGGACGTGGGTGGTTTATCAGGTCAGTGGTGGTTGGTTCTCTGATCAGTGAATACCTGCTACAGGTGCACTGGGAATCTAGGATGGGTTAGAGCTTAAATGTCTCATCTAAGGATCATCTAATGGCCCATGCCCCAATGCTTTCCCAACTCTACCATATTGGATTTAGCTGAAAATAACCCTTAATAAAGATGACATGCATGTTTCACTGGACTGTGTGAGCACTGTTGCTCGTTACTCTAATTAGCATATCCATTGCTAATTTGCGCTTGTTCTTCCTTCTCTTAGATCCTTTTGTAAAGGTGGTTCTTCA
This genomic window contains:
- the syt5a gene encoding synaptotagmin Va → MRSVSLQQRVRRAAEPEAEPAPAPPPPPSHHSHNFMNMKNKFFNELSHLPNPKIKLPMWAIGAIVVVVLALVGCLAFCIYKKCLGGKKKAKKVRERKGGRRRRKKEGDGDDGEEEAKQEEEKEQEFFGKLEYSLDYNFTDNQLIVGILQAQDLPAMDIGGTSDPYVKVYMLPDKKKKFETKVQRKNLCPVFNETFIFKIPFNDLAGQTLVLQVFDFDRFGKHDVIGEIKIAMNSIDLGQPIHEWKDLVGGEKEEQEKLGDICISLRYVPTSGKLTVCVMEAKNLKKMDVGGLSDPFVKVVLQHNGKRLKKKKTTVKQNTLNPYFNESFSFEIPFAQIQKIQVLITVYDYDKLGSNDAIGKCWIGYGASGVGLRHWSDMLANPRRPVAQWHTLQPEEEVDAALKAPIR